From Amycolatopsis sp. WQ 127309:
CGACAGGCCGTACTGGCCTTCGATGACCTCGCGGTGGCTGGGCCCGATGCCCAGCGTCAGCCGGTTCCCGATGGCGGCCTGCACGCTCAGCGCCTGCCCGGCCAGCGCCAGGGGGTGCACGGCGTAGGTCCGCACGACCGCGGTGCCCAGGCCGATCCGCGGCACCCGCTGCCCGACCAGGGCCGCCACCGTCAGGGCGTCCCACGCCGTCAGCTGGGGGAAGAAGACGCTGTCCAGCCCCGCGGTCTCCGCGGCGCCGACCTGCGCGCCTATGTCGTCCAGGGTCACGTCCGCGCTCGGGACGTACAGGCCGATCCGCATCATGCCTCCAAGGTGAACCGGAACTTCATCTTCCGGAACCACCGTACCCTAAACTGAAGGTGATATTCCGGTTGATGGGAGGGACGCCGATGCGAGCGGACGCGCAGCGCAACCGCGAGCGGATCGCCGCGGCCGCCCTGACCCTGTTCGCCGAGCGCGGCCCGGACGTCTGCATGGACACCATCGCCCAGGCGGCCGGGGTGGGCGTCGGCACCCTGTACCGGCACTTCCCGGACCGGCAGGCGCTGCTGCTGGACATCGCCGCGGGCGCGTTGCGCGACCTGATCGAGTTCGGCGCCGGGGCGCTGGAGCGGGAGGACACCGCGTGGCAGGCGCTGGTGGCGATCGTGCGGTTCTGCGCCGGCCTGCCGCTGGCGCTGGCCAAGTCGCTGGCCGGGTCGCTGCCCGCCGGGACCGGGCTGCCCGAGCTGGAACAGGAGAGCAACGACCTGTTCGCGCGGGTCGTCCAGCGGGCGCAGGGGGAGGGCACCGTGCGCCGGGACATCCCGCCGCCGGAGGTCGTCGCGCTGCTCGCGGTGGTGGTCTGCCGCCCGGGCGCCCGGCCCGACGACCACCTGACGACCGTGATGCTCGACGGCCTGCGCCAGGAGTGCGTCCGCACGTAGCGCGTGTGGGCGCTTCCGGTCGCCGTGTTGGCCCCTCCGGGCACGGGATGCGTCCGCGGCACGTCGTGAGAAATGTTCATGATTCGGACATCGTTGACACTTCACGCACGTGTTCTTACTTTCGGTGCATGGCAACGGGATGGCGTCTCACACGACCGTGTCCGACGGCGTCCGCGAGACGGGTCTGTTGTCGCTGAGCGTGTCTCCGCGACCGATCCGTCCCGAGGAGTCCTCATGCACCGCGCCACCGAACGGCCGGCCGATCTCGACCACCTGCTCGCGCACGGGCCGTTCCCGGCCGCGCTGCGGGCGGCGATCGTCGCGCGCGGGTTGTCCCTGGACCGCATCCGCCACCGGCTCGCCCGGCGCGGCCTCTCGGTCAGCGTGCCCACGCTGAGCCTCTGGCAGTCGGGCCGCCGCCGTCCGGAACGCGCCGAGTCGCTGCGGGTCCTCACCGGGCTGGAGCAGGTGCTCGAGCTGCCCGCCGGCTCCCTCGGGACCCTGCTCGGGCCGTCGCGGCCGCGTGGCCGGGCCCCGGTCCGCGGCCGGGCCGGGCAGCTGGTGACCGTCAGCCAGCACGACCGGGCGGAGATCGACGCGCTCGGCGGGCTCTCGGCCGTCCGGGCCCGCGTCGTCCTGCGCGCCACCGCGGCCGGGCTGGACCGCTGGCCGGTGCGGTGGCACTTCGAGCCGGGCGTGGCGCCGAAGATCGTCGCGGACCGCAACTGCCGCGTCGGCAGCGTCGAGCACGACCTGGACCACGACCGGCTGACCGCCGAGCTCGTGCTGGACTCACCGCCCGCGCCGGGCGAATCCGTCGTCGTCGAATACCGCGCGACGTTCCCGGCCCGGCCCGTCGCGCGGGGGTACGTGCGGATCTTCGACCGGCCGGTGCGCGACTACCTGCTCGAAGCCCGCTTCGCCGAGCTGCCCGCGCAGTGCGTCCGCGTCCACGGCGAGGACGCCGACCGTGAGCTGGTGCCGGACTCCGGCGGGACCGTGCACGTCGCCGAGGCCGACGTCGCGGGCCGGATCGGGATCCGCTGGGAGACGTGAAACAGGTGTGGCCCCGGCGAGTGCCGGGGCCACACCCTCCTTGCGCGGCGGCGTCAGGGAGCGACGTACAGCGTGCGGTTCGGGCTGCCGCTG
This genomic window contains:
- a CDS encoding TetR/AcrR family transcriptional regulator; translated protein: MRADAQRNRERIAAAALTLFAERGPDVCMDTIAQAAGVGVGTLYRHFPDRQALLLDIAAGALRDLIEFGAGALEREDTAWQALVAIVRFCAGLPLALAKSLAGSLPAGTGLPELEQESNDLFARVVQRAQGEGTVRRDIPPPEVVALLAVVVCRPGARPDDHLTTVMLDGLRQECVRT